One region of Parambassis ranga unplaced genomic scaffold, fParRan2.1 scaffold_37_arrow_ctg1, whole genome shotgun sequence genomic DNA includes:
- the LOC114431086 gene encoding B2 bradykinin receptor-like yields the protein MMEVTFLPISVLGIILNLFVLVVFCLHKKACTAPEIYLSNLAAADFLLMCRFPFEVLVLANDYMSSAICKLISTIIYMNTSCSCGFLVLVSIDHYLALVHPLSHERLRRPICAKLGCVLVWTLGFLLNVDVIVYFKAVRDPENNVTECSSVYPSRSHDVLFSVLYSTFTFFLPLCIMSFCTVSILHVLRNRVTESSNTQKVEHRATTLVLAVLLVFVICWLPGQIARVLHLFLLYTTKDECLVKLLRLIRVFSFFLGIFNNALNPILYVFLSAEKLRNYSSSAEHKQQPQDTLPHIQQTQRKQGAPRTSPNQVKKPRRAEVNYCPDYPTGQSQESLEEDRVALLSEVTKRNNQQVVKEKMEKTFAYRRHEVIEDRPFIGEFKKRWPALFFEHEVEAEFKRITTAPLRSKFMQQLDHHSAKLMTIFKRKGGAAGRKIRNIMADLAKNDAIEMRRACVLKALMVYLNEDPEDLIKEYTDVEDNQEAMDQTVLGIFAIKRDGAELTDGLEDVGIIIEGVEVLHELDNIANAVAILFGLMYSLDLSYPTNLTYTFEVLQKLVMELDGKKLSTKAQVLKNKLFEGTF from the exons ATGATGGAGGTTACCTTCCTTCCCATCAGTGTGCTGGGAATCATCCTcaatctgtttgtgttggtggttttcTGCCTCCACAAGAAGGCCTGCACTGCGCCTGAGATCTACTTAAgcaacctggctgctgctgacttTCTTCTGATGTGCCGTTTCCCCTTTGAAGTTCTAGTTTTAGCAAACGATTACATGAGTTCTGCCATATGCAAACTGATATCAACTATCATCTACATGAACACCTCCTGCAGCTGTGGCTTCCTTGTTCTGGTTAGCATAGATCATTATTTGGCACTGGTGCACCCGCTGTCCCATGAAAGACTGCGCAGGCCAATTTGTGCCaaactgggatgtgttctggtGTGGACTCTGGGTTTTCTTCTGAATGTTGATGTTATCGTTTACTTTAAAGCAGTACGTGATCCTGAGAATAATGTTACTGAATGTAGTAGTGTTTATCCAAGTAGAAGTCATGATGTGCTGTTTAGTGTTCTGTATTCAACATTcaccttcttcctccccctttgTATTATGTCCTTCTGCACTGTCAGCATTCTTCATGTTTTGAGGAACAGGGTAACAGAGAGCTCAAACACTCAGAAAGTGGAGCACAGGGCCACCACTCTGGTCCTGGCTGTCCTCCTGGTGTTCGTGATCTGCTGGCTGCCAGGCCAAATTGCAAGAGTCCTACACTTGTTTCTTTTATATACCACTAAGGATGAGTGTCTTGTTAAATTATTGCGCCTCATCAGagtcttttccttcttcttggGCATTTTCAACAATGCTCTCAACCCAATTCTCTACGTCTTTCTTTCCGCCGAAAAATTAAGGAATTATTCCAGCAGTGCAGAACATAAACAGCAACCACAAGACACACTTCCACATATACAACAGACACAA CGTAAACAAGGTGCTCCACGCACATCACCAAATCAAGTGAAGAAACCTAGAAGAGCAGAGGTGAACTATTGTCCAGATTATCCAACAGGACAATCCCAAGAGAGCCTTGAGGAAGACAGGGTGGCACTATTGTCTGAAGTGACAAAGAGAAACAACCAACAGGTGGTTAaggaaaaaatggaaaagacATTTGCTTACAGGCGTCATGAGGTGATTGAAGACAGGCCTTTCATtggtgaatttaaaaaaaggtggCCAGCGCTTTTCTTTGAGCATGAG GTGGAAGCTGAGTTTAAGCGCATCACCACTGCCCCACTGAGATCGAAATTCATGCAACAGCTGGATCATCACTCAGCAAAGCTGATGACAATCTTCaaaaggaagggaggagcagcaggacgtAAAATAAGGAATATCATGGCTGACTTGGCTAAG AATGATGCCATTGAAATGAGAAGAGCCTGTGTACTGAAAGCACTGATGGTTTACCTCAATGAAGACCCTGAAGATCTGATAAAAGAGTATACG gaTGTTGAAGACAACCAGGAGGCTATGGACCAGACAGTACTGGGAATCTTTGCCATAAAGAGGGATGGTGCCGAGCTTACAGATGGCCTGGAAGATGTTGGAATAATCATTGAAGGTGTGGAAGTGCTCCATGAGCTTGATAACATTGCAAATGCAGTTGCAATTTTGTTTGGCCTCATGTACTCTCTGGACTTGAGCTATCCAACAAACCTGACGTACACATTTGAAGTTCTGCAAAAACTTGTGATGGAACTAGATGGCAAAAAACTCTCAACAAAGGCCCAAGTGCTAAAGAACAAACTGTTTGAAGGGACATTTTAG